Within the Phosphitispora fastidiosa genome, the region GCAACTTGTCACATCCTGACTTTAATTTTATATCCCCTGGCCAGTAATTTCAGTAAATTAATTTACATTGGAAAAACTTTTTAATGACCACTAATTGGGCAATAATCATTTTCCACAACCGATGAGTGAGGCAAAAACCAAAAAGGCCCAAGACCCCGGTCCTGAACCTGAATTTAAACATTGGCATTTTTTGCGCAAAAATCAGTTTTTATCATATAGTATTTCCCGTTGTAGCCTAGAATCCCTGACTCCTTCAACTCCCGCAAAACTTGAGAGACCTTTACTCTGGAAGCTCCAATCATGCTGCCCATCTCCTGCTGCGTAATTCTTAATTCTATAATCGTCATATTTGTTGTTATTTTTCCATATTCATTGGCCAGCCGGAGCAATAGCCGCAGCAGCTTCTCTTTTACTGATGCCCCTGAAGTTTCGCTGACCTGCTGCATTGCCGCATTCAACTTGCGGGCTAGATGGCTGATTATCTTGACCGCAAATTTAGGATTACGCTGAACTATCAGTTCTAAATCGCTCCTGTTAAAAGCACATAACCTAACATCTTCTAGAGCAACAGCGCTAAAAATCATTTCCTGTTCCTGAAATAATGCCGTTTCTCCCAAAACATCTCCTGGGCCAAT harbors:
- a CDS encoding Crp/Fnr family transcriptional regulator, with the protein product MQRGVLCLKELLLFEGLDNDDFYSICPGALNKSVLKGQYLFRQGEHDHAIYLIKSGKLKLIQNTEEGREIIINIIGPGDVLGETALFQEQEMIFSAVALEDVRLCAFNRSDLELIVQRNPKFAVKIISHLARKLNAAMQQVSETSGASVKEKLLRLLLRLANEYGKITTNMTIIELRITQQEMGSMIGASRVKVSQVLRELKESGILGYNGKYYMIKTDFCAKNANV